A region of Streptomyces sp. NBC_01267 DNA encodes the following proteins:
- a CDS encoding peptidoglycan-binding protein produces MPSILVLRHNRREFKGVAELSHEDFDPLRIRPYVQLPDPEPDPADDVVGAAYPTEPVKPAEPPVMPMPTVPLQVVRLPVGGPGPEPSPRRKPFAVLAGGVAALAVLGGAAFAAGLFQGGGSAQDHALPDTVTSAPDLPARPSAVPSPSAPSAPPSGPRATAAVRPSPTAARSGPPPSATPAGSAPAVAPSAPAQPPSPVRATTPAPHPESAPPDAPVLRAGDSGPEVVELQQRLTQLYVYRDTADGRFDQQVTDAVREYQSWMSIHSDPPGVYGPATRRALEAMTRQP; encoded by the coding sequence ATGCCCTCCATCCTGGTGCTGCGGCATAATCGCCGCGAGTTCAAGGGGGTGGCCGAGTTGAGCCACGAGGATTTCGATCCACTGCGCATACGTCCGTACGTACAGCTGCCGGATCCGGAGCCCGATCCGGCGGACGACGTGGTGGGGGCCGCGTATCCGACGGAGCCGGTGAAGCCGGCAGAGCCACCGGTCATGCCGATGCCGACGGTGCCGTTGCAGGTGGTCCGGTTGCCGGTCGGCGGGCCCGGTCCGGAGCCGTCGCCGCGCCGAAAACCCTTCGCGGTGCTCGCGGGCGGGGTGGCGGCGCTGGCCGTGCTCGGCGGGGCGGCCTTCGCCGCCGGCCTGTTCCAGGGGGGTGGTTCCGCGCAGGACCACGCGCTGCCCGACACGGTGACGAGCGCGCCCGACCTGCCGGCCCGGCCCTCGGCCGTACCGTCACCGTCCGCGCCGTCCGCACCGCCCTCCGGGCCCCGGGCCACCGCCGCCGTGCGGCCTTCGCCGACCGCCGCCCGGTCCGGACCGCCGCCGAGCGCCACCCCGGCCGGGTCGGCACCGGCCGTTGCCCCGTCGGCGCCCGCGCAGCCCCCCTCCCCCGTGCGGGCCACCACCCCGGCACCGCACCCGGAATCCGCACCGCCGGACGCCCCGGTACTGCGGGCGGGTGACAGCGGCCCGGAGGTCGTGGAACTCCAGCAACGGCTGACCCAGCTCTACGTCTACCGGGATACCGCCGACGGCCGCTTCGACCAGCAGGTCACGGACGCGGTGCGGGAGTACCAGTCGTGGATGAGCATCCACAGCGATCCGCCCGGCGTGTACGGGCCGGCCACCCGGCGCGCGCTGGAGGCGATGACACGGCAGCCGTAG